Within the Verrucomicrobiia bacterium genome, the region GGGCTCGCCTCAGTGCTCTCCGATCTGTTTAAGGCGCGTCTTACCGCTCTGGTGGTGCTAACGACGCTGGCGGGTTTCTACATGGGCTCCGTTGGTCCCATGAACGGCTGGTTGTTGCTGCACAGCGTTTTGGGGACAGCCCTGCTGGCGGCTGGCGCAGCGGCTTTGAACCAGTTGCTCGAGCATCAGCTTGATGCCCGGATGCAACGCACAGAAGGGCGGCCCATCCCGGCGGGACAACTCCGGCCGGACAGCGTTTTGATGTTGGGTGCTGGCATCTCGGCAATCGGTCTTATTTATCTGGCATTCAAGGTGAATCTGCTGACCAGCGTCTTGGGTGCAGCAACTTTGATCAGCTACCTTTTCATCTATACCCCACTGAAACGCATAACTCCGTTCAATACCATTGTAGGTGCTATTCCTGGCGCTTTGCCACCGTTGATGGGGTGGACGGCTGCGCGGAACTCGCTGAGTGTCGAAGGCTGGACTCTCTTCGCGATTTTGTTCTTCTGGCAATTGCCGCACTTCCTTGCCATTGCCTGGCTATATCGCGAGGACTACGCCAAAGCGGGTTTTCAGATGCTGCCCGTGGTAGACCAGACGGGCGAGCGCACAGCGCGATCGACGATCAGCCATACTTTGGGATTGCTACCCATCAGCCTGTGCCCGTTCCTCTTTAAACTGACGGGTCCGCTCTACTTTTTTGGAGCCTTTGTCTTGAGTTTAGGCTTTCTTTATTTCGCCATCCGCTTTGCGCGAGACCTGTCCACGGCCAATGCGAGAAAGCTGTTTTTGGCCTCCATCATTTACCTGCCGTTGCTGTTGGGATTGATGGTATTTGATAAAGTG harbors:
- the cyoE gene encoding heme o synthase, with amino-acid sequence MKATVQEFQESTASGRGLASVLSDLFKARLTALVVLTTLAGFYMGSVGPMNGWLLLHSVLGTALLAAGAAALNQLLEHQLDARMQRTEGRPIPAGQLRPDSVLMLGAGISAIGLIYLAFKVNLLTSVLGAATLISYLFIYTPLKRITPFNTIVGAIPGALPPLMGWTAARNSLSVEGWTLFAILFFWQLPHFLAIAWLYREDYAKAGFQMLPVVDQTGERTARSTISHTLGLLPISLCPFLFKLTGPLYFFGAFVLSLGFLYFAIRFARDLSTANARKLFLASIIYLPLLLGLMVFDKVSN